TAGCAACCCCATCTCAAAATTCAGTACTTAGAAAATTGCAACAGCCTTGATTGCCCTGGTCTTTATTAGACCTGCAAATAAGGGCGTTAAGTTGCCCGTCCCGTTGCAGGACTCTGAAAAGGGAGGTTTATTAAGGTAAGAATCAAAGATTAAGGTAAAGTCTCTTGGATTTTCAATGGCGCCATAAAAATGCAAAGTGGGACATAACAGCAGTCTGGCGGAACCTGCGGCATTTTACTTTCAATTATGTTTCGTCTGAATGGATAAATAAAACGAGTAAAAGGATGTAACGGTATTGAATCCAGTTCCTTTACGCTAAAAGCATCTTGCAATCATATGCTGTGGGACTGAGTTTTCCTTATAATGCTCTGGACTCTGTATGTGACCATTTTAGATGTCCAGTAATCACTTATTCTAGACAAGAATGGTTGAGAAAGTCAATCATTTTATCCGTGATTCTCATTCTCAAATGCTTAGGTTTAGCCGTGAGCAGTTTCATGCAGTATATAAAAGAagtttttgaagaagagagacgtaaaatacaaaagacaagTATTCGTAGACATGTTGAAGTTACTAACAACAATTGAGGATGCACATATATACGAAGCGACTTGTAatataatgtatttcataaataataactcTAGTGATAATATATTAAATGCTCTTCGTACAATAACGACATAACTTGTCACTCATTGAAACTCTTTTAGGTTAGAAGTCAGGCAATGTGCGGTTTTATTTCACAACACTAAACAAAGAGATTGGAACCTTGTCTACTCTGGTCAGGCCTCACTGTTTAGGGAGGGGAGTAGAGACCCGATGGTGTAGATGAGATGCCTCCAGAGATACTTCCTCCAGAGATGGAGCCTCCAGAGATGATGCCTCCACCGACAGATCCTCCAGAAATGATGCCTCCGCCTACTGAGGAGcctccagaaacaccaaaatcaGAAGAAATGCCACCTCCTGAAATGATGCCACCAGAGACACCACCTCCAGAGACAATGCCACCGCCCAATCCACCTCCGATGACCTGCCCGATTCCTTGATGGACAGCGCTGTTGAGAGCCGTCTGGAGGTCCGCGCCCCCTGGAAGAGTCGGGTTCTGGCCGTCGCCGTAATTGACGAAGTAGACCTCAGGCTGGCTTTTGGGTGGTGCTGGGACGTTGATGAGCTTCTGCCCACCGACTGCGGTTCCCTTGTTCAGGACGTACACGATGTTCCTCTGCTGGGATGGGGGTATCACAATCGGCTCCAGGGCGCCGCCGCCCTCTGGGAGACGCACGAACAGGATATTGTGCTCGACCTTCGGTAGGGGAATGTTAGGCCGAGGTCCGACGGGACGGGGCTGCTCAGGGACGTCGTAGACGTAGATGTTGCGCATGACTTGAGGAGTGACGCACCTCCCGTCGACATGCAGGACCTGCCCGTCGCCGCAGGAGGTGGCGGCGATGCCGTCCGAGATGGGTACATCCTGTACAGCTGCAAAAGAATGGTCGATGACCGTGTTGGATAAGTCACCGCTTATGTGACCAAAACCAGGTGCCTCAATAGTGGATTCGTTGAAGTAACCTCCACTCACGATACCCCCACTGATGCTTCCGCCTCCTCCACTGATAattccacctcctccactgacgaTTCCACCTCCAGAGGGTCCTGGAGTGGGCAAGGAATAGCCCTGCAGCAAGCCGCATTCCACTGCAGCGTACAAGGACACGAAAATCtggaaataatagacaaagataaaaataactagCTAAAAATATCTTGCTGGAACAATGAAGGTCGATTACCTCTGAGAATCGCGAATTCCAGGGATTAAAGCTGTAGTTCATGATGGAATATGAAGTGTCTCTTAAAAAGCATATAGGCCTATGCCTGaataatctgaatatatatatatatacatatatatatatatatatatatatatatatatatatatatatatatatatatatatatatatatatatatatatatatatatatatattaaatgtctgGCATATGATTATTCACATACAAAAGTCTGGCCATGTGTCCAAAGATGCATAGTTTTAGCATGATAGAGTATTACCTATTCGTATTTTCCAAATACAGAAGAAATACTTCGGTTACTCCTTACGTGAACTCAACATCGTGATTTTTACCCAAATTATCTTCTTCAAAGTGGAACGACGTTATTTCTTAAAAGCTACAAAAGTATGGATGAaataatttcttgctataatttGTTATCTCGTAAGAATGTATCTCTCagcagaaatgaagaagaagaagaagaagaagaaggaaaagattgtGATGATGCGTCTAATGTGCGTTCAAGTGCAAAGAGCGCGACACGTGAAAACGCCTTGCAAATGTCAGGGCACGAGTGACGAGCATCGCTTGGAACGTTACCTACTTACCAGAAGGGTTAGAGGCTACCGAATGAGAGATTCTTCTCTGACACCTTTTATCTTCTTCGTCTTTATAATTTTTACCGGCTCTTTCCAGACGAGCATGTTCTCCCGGCTGACCTTTCCCTCATCCTTCCACCCCCAATGAA
The sequence above is drawn from the Macrobrachium rosenbergii isolate ZJJX-2024 chromosome 15, ASM4041242v1, whole genome shotgun sequence genome and encodes:
- the LOC136846826 gene encoding uncharacterized protein, whose translation is MKLTVLIFVSLYAAVECGLLQGYSLPTPGPSGGGIVSGGGGIISGGGGSISGGIVSGGYFNESTIEAPGFGHISGDLSNTVIDHSFAAVQDVPISDGIAATSCGDGQVLHVDGRCVTPQVMRNIYVYDVPEQPRPVGPRPNIPLPKVEHNILFVRLPEGGGALEPIVIPPSQQRNIVYVLNKGTAVGGQKLINVPAPPKSQPEVYFVNYGDGQNPTLPGGADLQTALNSAVHQGIGQVIGGGLGGGIVSGGGVSGGIISGGGISSDFGVSGGSSVGGGIISGGSVGGGIISGGSISGGSISGGISSTPSGLYSPP